The Ferroacidibacillus organovorans genome has a window encoding:
- the ilvE gene encoding branched-chain-amino-acid transaminase, giving the protein MDADRKIYLNGQLVPKEQAVVSVFDHGFLYGDGIFEGIRIYDGVIFRLDEHLERLYDSAKSILLDIPLTFEEMASAVLDTVRANGLQNGYIRLVISRGPGDLGLDPRSCPRANIVIIADTIQLFPQKFYEEGLKIVTVPTRRNPVGALNPQIKSLNYLNSVLVKIEAANAGCLEALTVNAEGYVCEGSGDNVFIVKKGRVYTPPVYLGALDGITRRSIIDLCEKLAIPLQESPFTRHDVFVADEVFLTGTAAELIPVVEVDRRTIGSGVPGEITKRLHRAFHELVRLDGRRL; this is encoded by the coding sequence ATGGATGCCGATCGGAAAATCTACCTAAACGGCCAACTCGTGCCAAAAGAACAGGCGGTCGTTTCCGTCTTTGACCACGGATTTCTCTACGGGGACGGGATTTTTGAGGGGATTCGCATTTATGACGGTGTCATCTTTCGGCTCGATGAACACCTTGAGAGGCTTTATGATTCGGCAAAGTCAATCCTTCTTGACATTCCCTTGACGTTTGAAGAAATGGCGAGCGCGGTGCTTGACACGGTGCGCGCAAACGGCCTGCAAAACGGCTATATTCGATTGGTTATTTCGCGGGGGCCAGGGGATCTCGGGCTTGATCCGCGCAGTTGCCCGCGCGCAAACATTGTCATCATAGCGGATACGATTCAACTCTTCCCGCAAAAATTTTATGAAGAGGGTTTGAAAATTGTTACGGTGCCGACGCGCCGGAACCCGGTTGGAGCGCTCAACCCGCAGATCAAGTCGCTTAACTATCTGAACAGTGTCCTCGTCAAGATTGAGGCGGCAAACGCTGGGTGCCTCGAAGCGCTCACGGTCAATGCGGAAGGGTATGTATGCGAAGGTTCAGGCGATAACGTTTTTATCGTTAAGAAAGGGCGCGTATACACACCGCCGGTCTATCTGGGGGCGCTTGATGGCATCACGCGCCGCTCGATCATTGACCTTTGCGAAAAATTGGCCATTCCTCTGCAAGAGTCACCGTTTACGCGTCACGATGTGTTTGTGGCGGATGAGGTCTTTTTGACAGGGACAGCGGCGGAATTGATCCCCGTTGTTGAAGTGGATCGGCGAACGATTGGCAGTGGTGTTCCAGGCGAGATCACAAAACGCTTGCACCGTGCGTTTCACGAGTTAGTCCGTTTGGATGGTCGACGACTTTAA
- a CDS encoding DNA repair helicase XPB — translation MDKPVIVQMDGSILLDVHHPDADEARQCLVPFAELEKSPDHFHTYRVTALSLWNAASAGHRSVEIVESLRSISRYDVPPPILRFITETMDRYGILELHRDEHGLTLFSHDPLALLEVCQHRSIAPFVRRHISASAVEIPLLARGTIKVALTKLGYPVRDLAGYAKGQPLHFSLREFLDDGAPFILRDYQEKAAASFHEGGNLSGGSGVLTLPCGAGKTIIGLRAMELLQTSTLILAANVTAARQWIHECLDKTTLAPEQVAEYSGESKMTAPVTVATYQILSFRPRGKDEFPHLSLLSSHNWGLIIYDEVHLLPAPVFRITAEIQARRRLGLTATLVREDGKEDEVFSLIGPKKFDAPWKELEAQGYIATATCTEVRVGLNDEERRHYAVAELREKARIAAEAQEKEDAVLLLVARHSKDMILIIGQYIDQLKRIAEKLHAPLITGSTKSRERDELYQAFRTGELRVLVVSKVANFSIDLPDASVAIQVSGAFGSRQEEAQRLGRIMRPKAEGMTAHFYSVVTRETKDQEFALGRQRFLTEQGYQYEIVDLADLKEVYA, via the coding sequence ATGGACAAGCCAGTCATCGTCCAGATGGATGGATCAATCTTGTTGGATGTGCATCATCCGGACGCAGATGAGGCGAGGCAATGTCTCGTTCCTTTTGCGGAACTGGAAAAGAGTCCAGATCATTTTCACACGTATCGCGTGACTGCGCTTTCCCTTTGGAATGCGGCGTCGGCGGGACATCGCTCTGTAGAAATTGTGGAGAGTCTGCGTTCGATCAGCCGTTACGATGTTCCACCGCCGATCCTTCGCTTCATCACAGAGACAATGGATCGCTACGGAATCCTCGAGCTTCATCGCGACGAACACGGACTAACCCTGTTCAGTCATGATCCACTGGCACTTTTGGAAGTATGTCAGCACCGCTCAATCGCTCCGTTTGTGCGTCGGCACATCTCTGCTTCAGCTGTTGAAATTCCGTTGCTCGCGCGCGGAACGATTAAGGTGGCGCTGACGAAACTAGGGTATCCTGTACGCGATTTGGCGGGTTATGCAAAAGGGCAACCACTGCATTTTTCACTGCGTGAATTTTTGGATGACGGCGCTCCGTTTATCTTGCGCGACTACCAGGAAAAGGCGGCTGCATCCTTTCACGAAGGCGGCAACCTGTCTGGTGGATCAGGTGTCCTGACACTGCCGTGCGGCGCCGGAAAGACGATCATCGGTCTGCGTGCAATGGAACTTCTTCAAACCTCGACGCTGATTCTCGCAGCGAATGTCACGGCGGCAAGACAGTGGATTCACGAGTGCCTCGACAAGACGACACTTGCACCGGAACAGGTCGCGGAGTACAGCGGGGAGAGCAAAATGACGGCGCCGGTCACTGTGGCAACCTATCAGATTTTAAGTTTTCGCCCGCGTGGAAAGGATGAATTCCCGCATCTATCCCTTTTATCTTCACATAACTGGGGTCTCATTATCTATGATGAGGTGCACCTGCTTCCTGCGCCCGTGTTTCGAATTACCGCAGAGATTCAGGCGCGCCGCCGCCTGGGACTCACCGCAACGCTTGTGCGCGAGGATGGCAAAGAAGATGAAGTCTTCTCGCTCATCGGCCCGAAGAAGTTTGACGCTCCGTGGAAGGAACTTGAGGCGCAAGGGTATATCGCGACGGCGACGTGCACGGAGGTGCGCGTTGGTCTAAACGACGAGGAACGTCGTCACTACGCAGTTGCAGAACTTCGCGAGAAGGCGCGCATTGCGGCTGAAGCGCAGGAAAAGGAAGACGCGGTGCTTTTGCTTGTCGCAAGACACTCAAAGGATATGATTCTCATCATCGGGCAATACATCGATCAACTCAAGAGGATTGCGGAGAAACTTCATGCGCCTTTAATCACAGGCAGTACAAAGTCGCGCGAACGCGATGAGCTCTATCAGGCGTTTCGCACAGGAGAACTGCGTGTTCTCGTCGTGTCAAAGGTCGCCAATTTCTCGATTGACCTGCCCGATGCGTCTGTCGCGATTCAGGTTTCCGGCGCGTTTGGTTCCCGCCAGGAAGAGGCGCAACGCCTTGGCCGTATCATGCGTCCGAAGGCGGAAGGGATGACTGCCCATTTTTACTCCGTTGTGACAAGAGAGACAAAGGATCAAGAATTTGCGCTTGGTCGCCAGCGTTTTTTAACGGAACAGGGATATCAATATGAGATTGTCGATCTCGCAGATCTTAAAGAGGTGTACGCATAA
- the ilvC gene encoding ketol-acid reductoisomerase — translation MQMFYENDANLHILAEKTVAVIGYGSQGHAQAQNLRDSGVRVIIAQRSGKSADKAREDGFTVVSVAEAAQTADILQILLPDEAQARVYKEEIEPYLRSGQTLMFSHGFNIHFQQIKPPAFVDVVLAAPKGPGHLVRRVYEGGAGVPALIAVAQDASGHARETALAYAKGIGATRAGVLETTFKEETETDLFGEQAVLCGGVSALVKAGFETLVDAGYQPEIAFFECCHELKLIVDLIYEGGLERMHYSISDTAEYGDYTAGPKIVTEETRRAMKGILSDIQTGVFARNWILENQAGRPSFSAMRRIDAGHSLEQVGKKLRGMMSFIAK, via the coding sequence ATGCAAATGTTTTACGAAAATGACGCTAACCTTCACATTCTCGCGGAAAAGACAGTCGCCGTGATCGGCTATGGCAGTCAGGGTCACGCGCAGGCGCAGAATTTGCGCGATAGCGGTGTGCGGGTGATCATCGCGCAGCGCAGCGGCAAATCAGCGGATAAAGCGCGCGAAGATGGCTTCACTGTTGTCAGTGTGGCAGAGGCCGCGCAGACAGCAGACATCTTGCAGATCCTTCTGCCGGATGAGGCGCAGGCGCGCGTTTATAAAGAAGAAATTGAGCCGTATCTGCGCAGCGGGCAAACCCTGATGTTCTCGCACGGCTTTAATATTCACTTCCAACAAATTAAACCGCCGGCCTTTGTCGATGTCGTGCTTGCGGCGCCAAAAGGGCCGGGACATCTCGTTCGCCGCGTCTATGAAGGCGGTGCAGGCGTTCCAGCGTTGATCGCAGTGGCCCAGGACGCATCGGGGCACGCGCGGGAAACGGCGCTTGCCTACGCGAAAGGAATCGGCGCGACGCGCGCAGGCGTTCTTGAAACGACATTTAAAGAAGAGACGGAGACCGACCTGTTCGGTGAGCAGGCTGTGCTGTGTGGCGGTGTGAGCGCGCTTGTCAAAGCGGGCTTCGAGACGCTTGTCGACGCGGGGTATCAGCCAGAAATCGCCTTCTTTGAGTGCTGTCACGAACTCAAGCTCATCGTCGATCTCATCTATGAGGGTGGCCTTGAGCGCATGCACTACTCAATCAGTGACACGGCAGAGTACGGTGATTATACTGCCGGACCAAAAATTGTCACAGAGGAGACAAGGCGCGCGATGAAAGGTATCCTGAGTGACATTCAGACAGGCGTCTTCGCACGCAACTGGATCCTTGAGAATCAAGCAGGCCGCCCCTCCTTTTCGGCGATGCGCCGCATCGATGCGGGACACTCCTTGGAGCAGGTTGGTAAGAAACTCCGCGGCATGATGAGCTTTATCGCGAAATAA
- a CDS encoding ACT domain-containing protein has translation MSEDPYFLIRRSNLPEVIQKTTLVTELLTRRRDMSVLEAVRAIGLSRSAYYKYKDTVRPFSEAMSGKIVTIALTLEHKPGVLSTVLNTVAAKHGNILTINQSLPLQGIATVILSVDTHTLDATLDDLLQILREVAGVSQVVMVGQGS, from the coding sequence ATGTCAGAAGACCCCTATTTTTTAATCCGTCGCTCAAACTTGCCTGAGGTCATTCAAAAGACAACGCTTGTGACCGAGCTCTTGACGCGGCGGCGCGACATGAGTGTCCTTGAAGCGGTGCGCGCCATCGGCCTCTCGCGCAGCGCATACTACAAATACAAAGACACCGTGCGGCCGTTTTCCGAGGCGATGAGCGGAAAGATTGTCACGATTGCTCTAACACTTGAACACAAGCCAGGCGTCCTCTCGACCGTGCTCAATACCGTCGCCGCAAAACACGGCAACATTTTGACGATCAATCAATCCCTGCCACTGCAAGGCATCGCAACGGTTATCCTCTCTGTGGATACGCACACGCTCGACGCGACACTTGACGATCTCCTGCAGATCCTCCGCGAGGTTGCAGGCGTCAGCCAGGTCGTCATGGTCGGACAGGGTTCATAA
- a CDS encoding 2-isopropylmalate synthase, translating to MRRIRIFDTTLRDGEQSPGVTLTPAEKLEIARQLVRLRVDVIEAGYPAASPGDFSSVEAISRVAKGVTVCGLARAVQSDIQSAYDAIKGSDDPRIHLFLATSDIHMEKKLRMTRAQVEEQVDRMVRFAVSLTPNVQFSPEDGGRTDLDFLVRIVEIAIRAGAKVINIPDTVGFLLPSEYAMRMKHVRDHVEFGDVQLSAHCHDDLGLAVANSLAAISAGVDQVEGTINGIGERAGNASLEEIAVALSLRAEQFGASTQMDLSQIVRTSRLVSRLTGMVVPPNKAVVGANAFAHESGIHQDGVIKERTTYEIIDPSSVGLTENRSLVLGKHSGRHAFRKHLEEMGYVLSDDDLAEVFKRFKALCDRKKTVTEEDILALVDERYHEDVVGPYALDYLHVSTGNYALATATVRVTGPDGVKEEAAVGNGGVEAIYNALDRVTGEQLELKVYQILSVTPGQDALGEVRVQIASGPYRVAGRYVASDVLEASARAYLDAINRLIYVRGAKMTVEN from the coding sequence ATGAGGCGGATCCGCATATTTGATACCACATTGCGCGACGGTGAGCAATCCCCAGGTGTGACGTTGACCCCGGCAGAAAAGTTGGAGATTGCGAGGCAACTGGTTCGACTTCGAGTCGATGTGATCGAGGCGGGCTATCCGGCCGCATCACCTGGTGACTTTTCTTCTGTTGAAGCGATATCTCGCGTCGCCAAAGGGGTCACGGTCTGTGGTCTCGCGCGCGCCGTGCAAAGTGATATACAGTCGGCATACGACGCGATTAAAGGATCAGACGACCCGCGCATCCACTTGTTTTTGGCTACATCAGATATCCACATGGAAAAAAAGTTGCGGATGACGCGCGCGCAAGTCGAAGAGCAGGTGGATCGCATGGTTCGCTTTGCGGTATCGCTTACGCCAAATGTGCAGTTCTCACCGGAAGACGGCGGCCGGACGGACCTCGACTTTCTCGTGCGCATTGTCGAGATTGCCATTCGCGCCGGCGCCAAGGTGATCAATATCCCGGACACGGTTGGTTTCTTGTTGCCATCTGAGTATGCCATGCGGATGAAGCATGTGCGCGATCATGTGGAGTTTGGCGATGTGCAGCTTTCTGCACACTGCCATGATGATCTCGGTCTTGCCGTCGCAAACTCGCTCGCAGCAATTTCGGCAGGCGTCGACCAAGTGGAAGGAACGATCAACGGGATTGGGGAGCGTGCGGGCAATGCGTCTTTGGAGGAGATTGCCGTCGCGCTGTCGCTGCGCGCTGAACAATTTGGCGCGTCGACCCAAATGGATCTCTCGCAAATTGTCCGCACATCGCGTCTTGTCAGCCGCCTGACCGGAATGGTCGTCCCGCCCAACAAGGCGGTGGTTGGCGCCAATGCCTTTGCACACGAATCGGGCATCCATCAAGATGGAGTCATCAAAGAGCGCACGACATACGAAATCATTGATCCTTCTTCTGTGGGACTCACGGAGAATCGCTCGCTTGTTCTCGGGAAGCACTCGGGGCGTCACGCGTTTCGCAAACACCTCGAAGAGATGGGCTATGTGCTTTCAGATGATGATCTCGCAGAGGTTTTTAAACGATTCAAGGCATTATGCGACCGCAAAAAAACGGTGACAGAAGAGGACATTCTGGCGCTTGTTGACGAACGCTATCACGAGGATGTCGTAGGCCCGTATGCGCTTGACTATCTGCACGTATCCACAGGCAATTACGCGCTCGCGACGGCGACGGTTCGCGTGACGGGCCCGGATGGCGTGAAAGAGGAGGCGGCGGTTGGAAACGGCGGAGTCGAGGCGATTTACAATGCACTTGACCGCGTGACGGGTGAGCAACTGGAACTCAAGGTGTATCAGATTCTATCGGTGACGCCAGGACAGGATGCGCTTGGTGAGGTCCGTGTGCAGATCGCGTCGGGGCCATATCGCGTCGCTGGCCGCTACGTGGCAAGTGACGTATTGGAAGCGTCGGCGCGCGCGTATCTTGACGCGATCAATCGTTTGATCTATGTGCGCGGCGCGAAGATGACCGTGGAAAATTGA
- the ilvB gene encoding biosynthetic-type acetolactate synthase large subunit, with amino-acid sequence MYETTHARQEKREMTKVSLGAELLCELLIEAGVDTIFGYPGGAVLPIYDALFDAPIRHILTRHEQGAIHAAQGFSRATGRPGVVLATSGPGATNLVTGITDAFMDSTPLIILTGQVASEKIGSDAFQEADIIGITLPITKHNYQVRKIADLPQIIADAFHIATTGRPGPVLIDLPKDMMSGPAEHCTLPEPAPRGYHVPNAPDPQVLEHIAAEIKRAKRPLLYIGGGIISSKSSEQLREFARKNQIPVTSTLLGLGAYPAGDDLFVGMLGMHGTYAANRAITECDVLIALGVRFDDRVTGKLERFSPHSKKIHVDIDPAEINKNVPVMWPVVADVGLTLHGLLALDCAPDAVAWRQQIAAWHEEWPLSYRPAQDGLKPQLVVELLAKATKGQAIVTTEVGQHQMWAALFYPYTRPRQWITSGGLGTMGFGFPAAMGAQVAMPDQTVVCIAGDASFQMNVQELQTIVENKLPVKVAILNNGFLGMVRQWQQFFHERRYAESRIGSPDYVKLADAYGALGLRAANAQEAEAIIEQALNHDGPVIMEFLVHEEENVFPMVPPGAGTDQMTLEWEEA; translated from the coding sequence ATGTATGAGACGACTCACGCACGTCAGGAAAAACGGGAAATGACAAAAGTCTCGCTCGGCGCCGAACTGTTGTGCGAACTGTTGATAGAGGCGGGGGTCGACACGATCTTTGGCTATCCGGGCGGTGCGGTGTTGCCGATTTATGACGCGCTTTTTGACGCGCCGATTCGCCACATCCTGACGCGTCACGAACAGGGGGCCATTCACGCGGCGCAAGGTTTTTCGCGCGCAACGGGGAGGCCGGGGGTGGTGCTTGCGACGTCAGGACCGGGGGCTACCAACCTCGTGACAGGGATCACTGACGCGTTTATGGATTCGACGCCACTGATCATTCTGACAGGTCAGGTGGCTTCGGAGAAAATCGGCAGTGACGCCTTTCAAGAGGCGGACATTATCGGCATCACCCTGCCGATCACAAAGCACAACTACCAGGTCAGAAAAATCGCTGATCTCCCACAGATTATCGCTGACGCCTTTCACATCGCGACAACCGGGCGGCCGGGTCCTGTGCTGATCGATCTTCCAAAGGATATGATGTCAGGTCCCGCCGAGCACTGTACGCTTCCTGAACCGGCGCCGCGCGGGTATCATGTCCCAAACGCGCCTGATCCGCAGGTGCTCGAACACATTGCGGCAGAGATCAAACGGGCGAAACGTCCACTTCTTTATATCGGCGGCGGGATTATCAGTTCGAAGTCCTCAGAGCAACTTCGCGAATTCGCGCGCAAAAATCAAATTCCGGTGACATCGACACTGCTTGGACTCGGCGCATATCCGGCAGGAGATGACCTGTTTGTCGGGATGCTTGGCATGCACGGCACGTATGCGGCAAACCGGGCGATCACAGAGTGCGACGTTTTGATCGCGCTCGGGGTTCGCTTTGACGATCGCGTGACGGGTAAGTTGGAGCGATTCTCTCCTCACTCAAAAAAAATTCACGTTGATATCGACCCTGCAGAGATCAACAAAAATGTGCCTGTGATGTGGCCTGTCGTGGCAGATGTGGGTCTGACGCTGCACGGGCTTTTGGCGCTTGACTGTGCGCCTGATGCAGTGGCGTGGCGACAGCAGATTGCCGCATGGCATGAGGAGTGGCCGCTGTCCTATCGCCCCGCGCAGGACGGGCTCAAACCTCAGCTTGTCGTTGAGCTTTTGGCGAAAGCGACGAAAGGGCAAGCGATTGTAACGACAGAAGTGGGACAGCATCAAATGTGGGCGGCGCTCTTTTATCCGTACACGCGGCCGCGCCAGTGGATCACGTCGGGAGGGCTTGGCACGATGGGGTTTGGCTTTCCTGCCGCGATGGGCGCACAGGTCGCTATGCCAGATCAGACGGTGGTCTGTATCGCGGGTGATGCGAGTTTCCAGATGAATGTGCAGGAACTGCAAACCATCGTCGAAAACAAGCTGCCTGTCAAAGTGGCGATCCTGAACAATGGGTTTCTCGGCATGGTGCGACAGTGGCAACAGTTTTTCCACGAGCGGCGCTATGCAGAGAGTCGCATCGGTTCCCCTGACTATGTGAAACTGGCGGATGCGTACGGCGCACTTGGTTTGCGGGCGGCAAATGCACAGGAGGCCGAGGCGATCATCGAGCAAGCGCTCAATCACGACGGACCGGTCATTATGGAATTTCTCGTTCATGAAGAGGAGAACGTTTTTCCTATGGTTCCTCCTGGCGCGGGAACCGATCAGATGACGCTTGAGTGGGAGGAGGCTTGA
- the ilvN gene encoding acetolactate synthase small subunit has translation MERILSVIVNDRPGVLARVAGLFSRRGFNIESITVGSAEEPTYSRMTIVSHGDDAMARQMVAQLMKLVDVIEVHDISREKVVSRELALIKVRITRETRMEISHILEPFRVSIVDVGHTSMSVEVTGDTDKVNALIGLLSPYGVLEIARTGVTALVRSGISEMDAYDTRQTAWPM, from the coding sequence ATGGAGCGAATCCTAAGTGTGATCGTCAATGATCGACCGGGTGTCCTCGCGCGTGTGGCAGGTCTTTTTTCAAGGCGTGGGTTCAACATTGAGAGCATCACCGTCGGGTCTGCCGAAGAGCCTACGTACAGCCGAATGACGATCGTGAGCCACGGGGATGACGCGATGGCCCGGCAGATGGTTGCACAGTTGATGAAACTGGTGGATGTAATCGAAGTTCACGACATCTCGCGCGAGAAGGTGGTTTCCCGCGAACTTGCGCTTATCAAGGTGCGGATCACGAGAGAGACGCGCATGGAAATATCCCACATTCTCGAACCGTTTCGCGTGTCGATCGTCGATGTTGGTCACACGTCGATGAGTGTCGAGGTGACGGGGGATACCGATAAGGTGAATGCGCTCATCGGGCTGCTATCTCCATACGGTGTGCTTGAAATCGCGCGCACAGGAGTGACAGCGCTTGTTCGTTCGGGGATTTCCGAAATGGATGCTTACGATACGCGGCAGACGGCATGGCCGATGTGA
- a CDS encoding helicase-associated domain-containing protein: protein MRLDYYLANLTKQKLLVIAESLGENVDGNKEKVARSVIQSLVHGSGYAQLFDTLSDHDKRILRIAFVEMIGDGFVVSISKSRLLHLIEESYDGIPDVIASMNHLADLTMLIPTQIWYLGDGFEMPRECFDLLKGIYKEEVARLTPCVPGERVTVERSLGSMFANDMIRLVTYISTHSVSATKNDVVYKRELQRIKPLFRTLYYQKEEIEEGPWAGFPEVVYLAFQVLKDLSVISIGNGAVHPQGKLLREMLILPIDELQRQIRESLFTNFLSPRLQSHFYALLFEIIMSAREETWHAAYHGISSWLELVEGKRCAAHNTAARLISVLALIGHVDFGFDQEFGLVYKRCRPISERQGRISVQPNLDILVPDDAHPMLHFFVGQFATLKRADEMSLYVMDRESVLQLCDHGWREEDLNDALDKYSAVTVGSSIKRSIRDWMVAYSRAVIWDAMFVRFEQEEIFRAFLADPRSKKCTVDAFDQVVVTMRSAEKAVREILSDLGAPAPLEVRSVTEDAPTAKAKRGAPNKANTQALRVLQSRELVRLIDIALCARSSV, encoded by the coding sequence GTGAGACTCGATTACTATCTGGCGAATTTGACAAAGCAGAAGTTACTCGTCATCGCGGAATCACTCGGTGAAAATGTTGACGGCAACAAGGAAAAGGTGGCTCGAAGTGTCATTCAGTCGCTTGTTCACGGTTCGGGGTACGCTCAACTTTTTGACACGCTGAGTGATCACGATAAACGGATCTTGCGCATCGCTTTTGTCGAGATGATCGGGGACGGTTTCGTCGTATCCATCTCCAAATCAAGACTGCTCCATTTAATTGAAGAATCATACGATGGGATACCTGACGTGATCGCGTCGATGAATCACCTTGCAGATCTCACCATGCTCATACCGACGCAAATTTGGTATCTCGGCGATGGTTTTGAAATGCCAAGAGAGTGTTTTGATCTTTTAAAGGGGATCTATAAAGAAGAAGTGGCGCGTCTGACACCTTGTGTACCTGGTGAGCGTGTGACAGTGGAGCGCTCGCTTGGCTCAATGTTTGCAAATGACATGATCAGACTGGTGACCTACATAAGCACACACAGTGTATCTGCGACAAAGAATGATGTTGTCTATAAACGTGAACTGCAACGCATCAAGCCCCTTTTTCGCACACTGTATTATCAGAAAGAAGAAATCGAAGAGGGTCCGTGGGCGGGCTTTCCTGAAGTGGTATACCTCGCATTTCAAGTCCTGAAAGATCTATCTGTGATTTCCATTGGAAATGGTGCAGTGCATCCACAAGGGAAATTGCTGCGCGAGATGTTGATACTGCCGATCGATGAACTGCAGCGGCAAATCCGTGAGTCACTTTTTACCAATTTTTTGTCGCCCCGTCTGCAATCGCACTTCTATGCGTTGCTTTTTGAGATCATTATGTCAGCGCGCGAGGAGACTTGGCACGCTGCCTATCACGGTATTTCCTCGTGGCTTGAATTGGTGGAAGGCAAACGCTGTGCGGCACACAATACGGCGGCGCGCCTGATCAGTGTGCTGGCGCTTATTGGACATGTGGATTTTGGTTTTGATCAGGAGTTTGGTTTGGTCTATAAACGCTGTCGACCTATTTCTGAGCGTCAAGGCCGAATATCAGTACAACCGAATCTCGATATCCTCGTCCCAGACGACGCACACCCGATGCTTCATTTTTTTGTAGGACAGTTCGCCACACTGAAACGTGCGGATGAGATGTCTTTGTATGTGATGGATCGCGAGTCTGTGTTACAACTCTGTGATCACGGGTGGCGTGAGGAGGATTTGAATGACGCGCTAGACAAGTACTCTGCGGTAACGGTCGGGTCGTCAATCAAACGATCGATCCGCGATTGGATGGTAGCGTACAGTCGCGCGGTAATCTGGGACGCGATGTTTGTACGTTTTGAGCAAGAGGAGATTTTTCGGGCATTCCTCGCCGATCCGCGAAGCAAAAAGTGCACAGTCGATGCTTTCGATCAGGTGGTGGTCACCATGCGCAGTGCAGAAAAGGCCGTGCGCGAGATCCTCAGTGACCTTGGCGCGCCTGCCCCGCTTGAGGTGCGCAGTGTTACAGAGGATGCTCCGACGGCAAAAGCGAAACGAGGCGCGCCGAATAAGGCGAATACGCAGGCGCTGCGCGTTCTTCAAAGCCGGGAACTCGTACGTCTGATCGACATCGCTCTTTGCGCTCGCTCAAGCGTATGA
- the leuB gene encoding 3-isopropylmalate dehydrogenase — translation MAKRVVLLPGDGIGPDIVASAVRVLRQVFSDRPEALSFQYHQLGGAAIDETGQPFPEETRAAVLASDAVLLGAVGGPKWDQGPGHLRPEAGLLALRKALGVYANMRPVRAYEKLLDASPLRLDVAKGVDLLIIRELTGGIYFGERERGETASAGRFAKDTMYYTEMEIRRVVKKGFEAARDRKGHLTSVDKANVLDSSRLWREVVDDMKKDYSDVTVEHVLVDSCAMHLVTRPERFDVIVTENLFGDILSDEAAVLTGSIGVLPSASLGDGPGLYEPIHGSAPDIAGKGIANPLGTILSAAMMLRHSLEEPERADRIEEAVARVIDKGLRTADLARGRESVSTQAMTDAVIAALA, via the coding sequence TTGGCAAAACGTGTTGTGCTCCTGCCTGGTGACGGAATTGGGCCAGATATCGTCGCTTCGGCAGTTCGGGTGCTTCGGCAAGTCTTTTCGGATCGACCGGAGGCACTCTCGTTTCAGTACCATCAGTTGGGCGGCGCAGCGATCGATGAGACGGGTCAGCCTTTTCCGGAGGAGACGCGTGCGGCGGTTCTTGCCTCTGACGCGGTCCTGCTGGGTGCAGTGGGTGGACCGAAATGGGATCAGGGGCCTGGCCATTTGCGTCCTGAGGCAGGACTTCTCGCGCTGCGCAAGGCACTTGGTGTCTACGCCAATATGCGCCCTGTGCGTGCGTATGAAAAGTTGCTTGACGCGTCGCCCTTGCGCCTTGATGTGGCAAAGGGTGTCGATCTTTTGATTATCAGGGAATTGACGGGTGGGATCTACTTTGGCGAAAGGGAGCGCGGGGAGACGGCGTCAGCCGGGCGCTTTGCCAAAGATACAATGTACTACACAGAGATGGAGATCCGGCGCGTTGTAAAAAAAGGCTTTGAGGCGGCGCGTGATCGCAAAGGCCATCTCACCTCGGTTGACAAGGCGAATGTGCTTGACAGTTCACGTCTCTGGCGCGAAGTGGTTGACGACATGAAAAAAGATTACTCTGACGTGACCGTTGAGCATGTGCTCGTCGACTCTTGCGCAATGCACCTTGTCACTCGGCCAGAGCGGTTTGACGTGATTGTCACAGAGAATCTGTTCGGGGATATCCTGAGTGACGAAGCGGCTGTCTTGACAGGATCGATTGGCGTATTGCCTTCGGCGAGTCTTGGCGACGGTCCTGGGCTCTATGAACCGATTCACGGGTCGGCGCCTGACATCGCGGGCAAAGGCATCGCAAATCCGCTTGGCACGATCCTTTCGGCTGCGATGATGCTGCGCCACTCCTTGGAGGAGCCAGAGCGCGCGGATCGCATTGAAGAAGCGGTCGCGCGCGTGATTGACAAAGGGTTGCGCACGGCTGATCTGGCGCGCGGACGTGAGTCTGTCTCGACGCAGGCGATGACAGACGCTGTGATTGCGGCGCTCGCTTGA